A genome region from Populus alba chromosome 3, ASM523922v2, whole genome shotgun sequence includes the following:
- the LOC118054352 gene encoding cytosolic sulfotransferase 15: MEDTQMITENNNLAETDEIADLLSSLPKEKSWRSGYVYRYQGFWCPENQIPAVIAFQKHFLAQKTDTILVTLPKSGTTWLKALAFSVMNRAKYTPSCSPLNSVNPHDLVPFFEFGVYANNQLPDLSTFPPPRMFATHVPYPSLPDSIKNSGCRIVYLCRNPFDNFISLWHFLSKARPERLGPLLLEEAFDSFCNGRHGGFGPFFYHVLGYWRESLERPEEVLFLTYEDMKEDINSQMKRLAEFLGCPFSLEEEADGVVEGISKLCSFSNLKDKEINKTGRSLPYFENKTLFRRGEVGDWVNYLTPEMVDRLNKIMEQKLAGSGLKFKTG, from the coding sequence ATGGAAGACACCCAAATGATCACCGAAAACAACAATCTCGCAGAAACCGATGAGATTGCTGACCTCCTGTCATCCCTTCCCAAAGAAAAGTCATGGCGATCAGGTTATGTGTATCGGTACCAAGGCTTTTGGTGTCCTGAAAACCAGATTCCTGCCGTGATTGCATTTCAAAAGCACTTCCTAGCACAGAAAACAGATACTATACTAGTCACCTTGCCTAAATCAGGCACAACATGGTTGAAAGCCTTGGCATTTTCCGTTATGAATCGTGCAAAATATACACCCTCGTGTAGCCCCTTGAACTCTGTCAACCCTCATGATCTTGTGCCTTTCTTTGAGTTTGGGGTTTACGCAAATAACCAACTTCCTGACCTGTCAACCTTTCCACCCCCAAGAATGTTTGCTACTCATGTGCCATATCCATCACTACCGGATTCCATCAAGAACTCCGGCTGTCGAATTGTTTATCTTTGCAGGAATCCTTTTGACAACTTTATCTCCTTGTGGCATTTCCTCTCAAAAGCAAGACCTGAGAGACTGGGACCACTTCTTTTGGAGGAGGCTTTCGATAGTTTTTGCAATGGACGTCATGGAGGATTCGGTCCCTTTTTTTACCACGTATTGGGGTATTGGAGAGAGAGCTTAGAGAGACCAGAGGAGGTCCTGTTTCTCACGTATGAGGACATGAAAGAAGACATTAATTCTCAGATGAAAAGGTTAGCTGAGTTCCTGGGCTGTCCTTTTTCCTTGGAAGAAGAGGCAGATGGGGTTGTGGAAGGAATATCAAAGTTGTGTAGCTTCAGCAATTTGAAGGACAAAGAGATCAACAAGACTGGTAGGTCTCTCCCGTACTTTGAGAACAAGACTCTCTTTAGAAGAGGTGAAGTGGGGGATTGGGTCAATTACCTTACTCCTGAGATGGTGGATCGTTTGAACAAAATCATGGAACAAAAGCTGGCTGGTTCTGGTTTGAAGTTCAAGACTGGTTAA